A single Xenopus laevis strain J_2021 chromosome 3S, Xenopus_laevis_v10.1, whole genome shotgun sequence DNA region contains:
- the ier2.S gene encoding immediate early response 2 S homeolog, translating to MQSRAQMIAHQEAVHREAQRIASLSAMKLLRDRTQRGGMRLHRSLQLAMVLRSAHHLIVSTGLPPEQPQAPAAPAARERESRKRRSDGARTGELVPSKRVCLWQVIPRPQPQGGAFPGMAEILQRLLGSVPRVQPVRCREALGLPGFHSRTVEAF from the coding sequence ATGCAGAGCCGAGCCCAGATGATCGCGCACCAGGAGGCTGTTCACCGCGAGGCCCAACGCATCGCTTCCCTGTCCGCCATGAAGCTGCTGCGCGACCGGACACAGCGAGGGGGAATGCGGCTGCACCGCTCCTTACAACTGGCCATGGTCCTGCGCAGCGCCCACCATCTCATCGTATCCACCGGCCTTCCCCCGGAGCAGCCCCAGGCCCCCGCCGCTCCCGCAGCCAGAGAGAGGGAGAGCCGCAAGAGGAGGTCGGACGGAGCCCGCACGGGAGAATTGGTTCCCAGCAAGAGAGTCTGTCTGTGGCAAGTGATCCCTCGGCCGCAGCCTCAAGGGGGCGCCTTCCCCGGAATGGCCGAGATACTACAGAGACTCCTCGGCTCCGTCCCGCGAGTCCAACCTGTGCGCTGCCGGGAAGCCTTGGGGCTGCCGGGGTTCCACTCCAGGACGGTGGAGGCTTTCTAA
- the nacc1.S gene encoding nucleus accumbens-associated protein 1 produces MSQTLQMEIPNFGNSILECLNEQRLQGLYCDVSVVVRGHQFKAHRAVLAASSSYFRDIFHNSKNAVVELPGSVQPQSFQQILSFCYTGRLSMNVGDQFLLMYTAGFLQIQEIMEKGTEFFLKVSSPSCDSQGLHPEETPSSEPPSPAATVAAAATAVAALSSSSSSCRAPKVKTECQESEAVQCTPVAKRLWEGGPKEAGGAGRKVARFSQGGGAAVGPGQVAPAGSERTSPGTSSAYTSDSPGSYHEEDEEEEVGEEGTEEQYRQICNMYTMYSMMNVNQTAEKVEALPDPVFSDSRNRVRVRQDLATLPAELISQIGNRCHPKLYEEGDPAEKIELVTGTNVFITRAQLMNCHISAGTRHKVLLRRLLASFFDRNTLANSCGTGIRSSTNDPSRKPLDSRVLHAVKFYCQNFAPNFKESEMNAIAADMCTNARRVVRKSWIPKLKLLMAEGDAYTSFINDTGKMETELMGGAAPVEHGTGYDGEPGEGMP; encoded by the exons ATGTCTCAGACTCTGCAGATGGAGATCCCCAACTTTGGGAACAGCATTCTGGAGTGTCTGAATGAGCAGCGTCTCCAGGGCCTCTACTGTGATGTTTCGGTTGTAGTTCGAGGACATCAGTTCAAAGCCCACCGGGCGGTCCTGGCCGCCAGCAGCTCCTACTTCAGAGACATTTTCCACAACAGTAAAAATGCAGTGGTGGAGCTGCCTGGATCTGTCCAGCCTCAGTCCTTCCAGCAAATCCTGAGCTTCTGCTACACGGGCCGACTCAGCATGAATGTGGGAGACCAGTTCCTCCTTATGTATACGGCCGGCTTCCTTCAGATCCAGGAGATCATGGAGAAGGGCACCGAGTTCTTCCTGAAAGTCAGCTCCCCTAGCTGCGACTCCCAAGGTCTTCACCCCGAGGAGACCCCCAGCTCCGAGCCTCCAAGTCCAGCAGCCACagtggcagcagcagcaacagcagtggCTGctctctcctcctcttcctcctcatgCCGAGCCCCCAAAGTGAAGACAGAGTGCCAGGAGTCAGAAGCCGTACAGTGCACTCCAGTGGCCAAAAGACTGTGGGAAGGGGGGCCGAAGGAGGCCGGTGGAGCGGGGAGGAAGGTGGCCCGATTCTCACAAGGTGGAGGAGCTGCAGTGGGACCAGGGCAAGTGGCTCCTGCTGGATCAGAGAGGACAAGCCCAGGAACCTCTAGCGCTTACACAAGTGATAGCCCTGGATCCTATCATGAGGAAGATGAGGAGGAGGAAGTAGGAGAAGAAGGAACAGAGGAGCAGTACAGGCAGATATGTAACATGTACACTATGTACAGCATGATGAATGTCAATCAGACTG CTGAAAAGGTTGAGGCTCTTCCTGATCCAGTATTCTCAGACTCCCGGAACCGTGTGCGTGTCAGGCAGGATCTGGCCACCCTCCCTGCAGAACTCATCAGCCAGATCGGAAACCGCTGCCACCCCAAATTATATGAGGAGGGAGACCCAGCAGAGAAGATAGAGCTAGTGACAG GTACCAATGTGTTTATAACACGGGCTCAGCTGATGAACTGTCACATCAGTGCTGGAACACGACATAAGGTTCTTCTTCGCAGGCTGCTGGCCTCCTTCTTCGACAG AAACACTTTAGCCAACAGCTGTGGGACTGGAATCCGCTCATCAACCAACGACCCCAGCAGGAAACCACTGGACAGCCGAGTGCTACACGCTGTTAAAT TTTACTGTCAGAATTTTGCCCCGAACTTCAAAGAGAGCGAGATGAACGCCATTGCAGCCGACATGTGTACGAACGCGCGGCGCGTGGTGCGCAAGAGCTGGATCCCCAAACTCAAACTCCTCATGGCCGAGGGAGACGCCTACACCTCCTTCATCAACGACacgggcaagatggagactgagCTGATGGGGGGTGCAGCTCCCGTGGAGCACGGGACGGGATACGATGGAGAGCCGGGGGAGGGGATGCCGTGA
- the LOC495950 gene encoding uncharacterized protein LOC495950, which produces MSLDDPFSVVRGEVQKALNTSRGLYQRWSELLQESQVSSAEEFDWTTNELRNSLRSIEWDLEDLEETISIVESNPRKFKITGAELSERRGFVEQTRNSVKEMRDHISSPRSVAFTERKNREVLLGAAQQPRTDRFSRLDEEIISGNSRYMEEQQAQQQLIIDGQDAELEMVSGSIRVLKDMSSRIGDELEEQTVMLDDFTHEMDNTRTRVDSVFKRMAKVSHISNDRRQWCVIITLLLALIIILVLIFVP; this is translated from the exons ATGTCTCTGGACGATCCATTCTCAGTGGTGAGAGG AGAGGTACAGAAGGCTCTGAACACCAGCCGGGGTTTGTACCAGCGATGGAGTGAACTCCTCCAAGAAAGCCAAGTTTCCAGTGCTGAAGAGTTCGACTGGACAACGAACGAGTTGCGGAATTCCTTGCGCAGCATTGAATGGGACCTGGAGGATCTGGAAGAAACCATCA GCATTGTGGAATCAAACCCACGAAAATTCAAGATCACAGGGGCGGAGCTCAGCGAGAGGCGGGGTTTTGTGGAGCAGACGCGGAATTCTGTAAAG GAGATGAGAGATCACATCTCCAGCCCGAGATCTGTGGCTTTCACTGAGCGAAAAAacagagag GTGCTACTTGGTGCTGCCCAACAGCCCAGAACTGATCGATTTTCGCGCCTGGATGAAGAAATCATATCTGGGAACTCTCGCTACATGGAGGAGCAACAAGCACAGCAGCAG CTGATTATTGATGGGCAGGACGCGGAGCTGGAGATGGTGTCTGGGAGTATACGGGTTCTTAAAGACATGTCTTCCCGGATTGGAGATGAATTGGAGGAGCAGACTGT GATGCTCGACGACTTCACCCATGAGATGGATAACACCCGCACTCGAGTGGACTCCGTGTTCAAGAGAATGGCCAAAGTCTCGCACATATCTAATG ATCGCCGGCAGTGGTGCGTCATTATCACGCTGCTCCTCGCTCTTATTATTATTCTGGTTCTGATATTTGTGCCATGA